One genomic window of Flexivirga oryzae includes the following:
- a CDS encoding magnesium transporter MgtE N-terminal domain-containing protein, whose protein sequence is MSSRVFVARIAGLTVLDPLGDRVGRVRDVVMTFGGSEPRAIGLVIEVPGKRRVFVPMTRVTSVDAGAVITTGLVNMRRFEQRAGETLVLAELFDRRVQVREAGEEFTGLVEDIAIEQNLRRDWVLVKVFVRQVDGISSASKAMSRLTRRRSGKTRLVDARDVTGLHQQAGAQSAERLLEEYDDLRVADLAEVIHDLSPKRRAEVAAAMDDNKLADVLEELPEDDQVEVLAGLDTERAADVLEAMEPDDAADLLSNLPSEQAEQLLQLMEPDEAAPLRRLLTYDENTAGGLMTTEPVVLGPEATIAEALAVVRREELAPALASAVFVSRPPLETPTGRFIGLVHTQKLLREPPQTAVGTIVDKTIEPVGVEAPLGEVTRQLATYNLVSMPVVDDAGRLLGAVTVDDVLDHILPDDWREARHDVRPSDAPATDEEVV, encoded by the coding sequence GTGAGCAGCCGAGTCTTCGTCGCCCGGATCGCCGGACTGACCGTGCTGGACCCCCTCGGGGACCGCGTGGGACGGGTCCGGGACGTCGTCATGACCTTCGGCGGCTCCGAACCCAGAGCGATCGGTCTGGTCATCGAGGTGCCCGGGAAACGGCGGGTCTTCGTGCCGATGACCCGGGTGACGAGCGTCGACGCCGGTGCGGTCATCACGACCGGCCTGGTCAACATGCGCCGCTTCGAGCAACGTGCTGGCGAAACCCTCGTGCTCGCAGAGCTTTTCGATCGCCGGGTGCAGGTCCGCGAGGCCGGCGAGGAGTTCACCGGCCTGGTCGAGGACATCGCGATCGAGCAGAACCTGCGGCGCGACTGGGTGCTGGTCAAGGTGTTCGTCCGGCAGGTCGACGGCATCTCGTCGGCGTCGAAGGCGATGTCGCGTCTCACCCGCCGGCGCAGCGGCAAGACCCGCCTGGTCGACGCCCGCGACGTCACCGGGCTGCACCAGCAGGCCGGCGCCCAGAGCGCCGAGCGGCTGCTCGAGGAGTATGACGACCTGCGCGTCGCGGACCTCGCCGAGGTGATCCACGACCTGTCCCCGAAACGCCGCGCCGAAGTGGCCGCCGCGATGGACGACAACAAACTGGCCGACGTGCTGGAGGAGCTGCCCGAGGACGACCAGGTCGAGGTCCTCGCCGGGCTGGACACCGAGCGCGCCGCCGACGTCCTCGAGGCGATGGAGCCGGACGACGCGGCGGACCTGCTGTCCAACCTGCCCTCGGAGCAGGCCGAGCAGCTGTTGCAGTTGATGGAGCCGGACGAGGCCGCGCCGCTGCGCCGGTTGCTGACGTACGACGAGAACACCGCCGGTGGCCTGATGACGACCGAGCCGGTGGTGCTCGGGCCGGAGGCGACGATCGCCGAGGCGCTGGCGGTGGTGCGCCGGGAGGAGCTGGCGCCCGCACTGGCCTCCGCGGTCTTCGTCAGCCGGCCGCCGCTGGAGACGCCGACCGGCCGGTTCATCGGCCTGGTGCACACCCAGAAGCTGCTGCGCGAGCCCCCGCAGACCGCGGTCGGGACGATCGTCGACAAGACCATCGAGCCGGTCGGTGTCGAGGCACCCCTGGGTGAGGTGACGCGTCAGCTCGCGACATACAACCTGGTGAGCATGCCCGTCGTCGACGATGCGGGACGGCTGCTCGGCGCGGTCACCGTCGATGACGTGCTCGACCACATCCTGCCCGACGACTGGCGCGAGGCCCGCCACGACGTGCGACCGTCCGACGCACCCGCGACCGACGAGGAGGTCGTCTGA
- a CDS encoding L,D-transpeptidase family protein yields the protein MDTAIGRRQLLGGTAAVGLVGALGFVGTGRAEAATRATIKYGSRGANVTYLQKRLNAVSYWCGAADGIFGAQTQQAVFALQKAWGLARDGIVGPITWGKVASNTRRSPRYGAGHRIEIDKSRQLLLVVWGSSVRYTLNTSTGANKPFYAWGRWYDGRTPSGKFSVYSHANGWQHGALGDLYKPYYFNGGIAVHGATSVPTYNASHGCCRLSVAAQNHLIATGVMVNHRQVYVY from the coding sequence ATGGATACAGCGATCGGTCGTCGGCAACTGCTCGGCGGCACAGCGGCAGTCGGTCTGGTGGGTGCTCTCGGCTTCGTGGGCACCGGCAGGGCGGAGGCGGCCACGCGCGCCACGATCAAGTACGGCAGCCGCGGAGCCAACGTCACCTACCTGCAGAAACGGCTCAACGCGGTGAGCTACTGGTGTGGCGCGGCCGACGGCATCTTCGGCGCGCAGACGCAACAGGCGGTCTTCGCTCTGCAGAAGGCGTGGGGTCTGGCGCGGGACGGCATCGTCGGCCCGATCACCTGGGGCAAGGTCGCGTCCAACACGCGCCGCTCACCCCGGTACGGCGCCGGCCACCGCATCGAGATCGACAAGTCGCGACAGCTGCTGCTGGTCGTCTGGGGTTCGAGCGTGCGCTACACGCTCAACACCAGCACCGGTGCCAACAAGCCGTTCTACGCCTGGGGCCGCTGGTATGACGGGCGCACCCCGAGCGGGAAGTTCTCCGTCTACAGCCACGCGAACGGCTGGCAGCACGGCGCGCTGGGCGACCTCTACAAGCCGTACTACTTCAACGGCGGCATCGCGGTGCACGGCGCCACCAGCGTCCCCACCTACAACGCGTCGCACGGGTGCTGCCGCTTGTCGGTGGCGGCGCAGAACCACCTGATCGCCACCGGCGTGATGGTCAACCACCGTCAGGTCTACGTGTACTGA